In Ignavibacteriales bacterium, the sequence TGAAGCAGGATTAGGTGGAGAGTCCGGAGCATGAAATCATTCTGTATCTGGATGTACTGTGCTGTCGCAGTTTCATTTTTGGGTTGTGAAGAAAAAACTCTGCCTTCCGTTATTTCAACAGTTGATAGCCGAACACTCCCGCAACAAGAAAGCTGGAACAGCACTATCGTTGTATCAGATTCGGGCCGCATCAGCGCCATCATCGATGCCGGATATATTCGAGTATCTGATGTGAGCCGGCAAACACAAATGAGCCAAGGCGTGAAAGTGCGCTTCTTCAATCGCGAAGGTAAACAAACCTCCGTTCTTACGAGTGACGAAGGAAGCGTGGACGAGACAACCAACAACCTAGAAGCACGCAAGAATGTAGTTGTTGTGTCCAGCGACTCATCACGTATGACAACCGAACAATTATTTTGGGATAATCAGCGCCAGCTCATTTATACGCCGGAATATGTACAAATCAAAACGGCGAAAGAAAAAATGCAGGGACACGGATTTGAATCGGACCAAAGTTTGAAACATTACCGTGTCTTCCGTGTCACCGGGCAAACGCAGGCGGAATAATTTTTATGCGGCTCCATCTTTTATATTCTGCCATCACCATTGTTTGCCTGGCATATCCTGTGCCGGCTCAGCAGAGTAAAATCATCGAGCTTCGTTCTGCTGACACGCTAAAAGGAAGGACAATCAAAGGTGAAGATGTCCGCGAATTAATTGGCAGGGTTCATTTTGACCAAATTGCATCGGAAGGCGGATTAGTGAATGTCTGGTGTGACAGGGCGCTTCGTTTTATGAAACAAAATATAATTGAATTGTACGGAAATGTGAAAGTCATCCGAGACAGCGTTACCATCCGCTCGAAAGAAGGCGTGTACTATGCCGAACGCAGGATGATGGAAGGAAAAAACGGTGTGCAACTGAACCGCGGCAAGACATCTTTAACGGCACGGAACGGAGAATATTTTGTGGATGAGAAGCGTTCCCATTTTATCGGTGACGTCGTACTAGTGGACACTTCCACAATAATCACATGCAGTGAGATGAATTATTTTGAGGCAGAGACCCGGTCCGTCGCTACTGGTACTGTGCATGTTTTCGAGAATACAAACGGTGTCAATATCTATGGCGATTCATTAATTCACATCGAGCAGAAAAAATTCACGCTCGTATTGAAGCAGCCTCGTCTCATGAAGATAGACACATCCGCCGGCGGCATCATCGACACAATGGTTGTCGTGAGCCGCGAGATGCAATCCGTTCAAGACACTGCAGAACGCTTTATTGCAATTGATAGTGTACGCTTAGTGAAAGGAGACATGTCTGCACGATGCGGCAAAGCAACATACTTCGTGAAAAACGACTTCATCGCACTTCAAACACATCCTATCATTTGGAGCGGCGAGAATCAAATCACCGGCGACTCCATTCGTGTCAGGATGGAAGACAAACGAATCAAAAGCATGTGGGTTAAAAACCGGGCGATGGCAATCTCCCGCGTGGATACAGCACTGCCCAACCGTTTCAATCAATTAACAGGCAGGGAGTTGACAATGTACTTCCGGGCAAATAAATTGGAACAGGTAGATGTGCAGAAGAATGCAACGAGTCTCTATTATTTATTTGACAACAAAGAACCGAACGGCGCCAACAAATCAAGCGGCGACCGTATCTTCATCGATTTTGTTACAGGAGCTGTGGATCGTATAAAAATTGTAGGCGGCGTGCAGGGACAATATTTTCCCGAGAAAATGCTTGGTAAGCACGAACAGGATTACAATCTTGACGGCTTTCGGTGGTATGAAAATCGTCCAATTCGACAAGGCGTACACATTATAAGCGAATAACATGGCAAAACAGATTCATAAACCTATTTCACGAACAAAGCGATCCGCCGCATCGGTAAAAAGAAAAATCGTTGTGCGCCGCAAATCACAGACAACGAAGCTCCGGGCAGCAAAACTCATTGAAAAGCGGGTGCGCCGAGTCTCAGTCATTGAAGTTCCACAATCGATAACACCTATCGTGACTGCACCAACAATTCCTCAAATCATTCTTCGCTCAGACGGATTGGTGAAACGGTACAAAAAACGCACGGTGGTGGATGAAGTCAGCATACAAGTGAAGCAAGGAGAAATTGTCGGATTACTTGGGCCAAACGGTGCAGGTAAGACAACAACATTCTATATGATAGTCGGAATGGTTCGGCCGAACGCCGGCAGAGTGTTTATGGATGATACCGAGATTACCAAGATGCCGATGTATAAACGGGCGCGTAATGGCATTAGTTATTTACCACAAGAGGCATCCGTATTTCGACGATTATCAGTTCGGGATAATCTTATGGCGATTCTGCAAACCACATCGCTTACGCGCGAAGCGCAGGAAGAGAAGTGTCATCGGTTGATGGAAGAATTCGGACTTACGCTTATCGAGGCAAGCAAAGGTTATATGCTCTCCGGCGGTGAACGTCGTAGAACAGAAATTGCCCGCGCATTGGCACTTGACCCAAAATTTATTTTATTGGATGAACCTTTTGCCGGCATCGATCCCATTGCCGTGGAAGATATAATGCAGATCGTCATCAAATTGAAAAATAAGAATATCGGCGTACTCATAACAGATCATAACGTGCATGAAACACTTTCCATAACGGACCGTTCATATTTATTGTTTGAAGGAAAAATTTTGAAATCCGGCACGGCGGAATATCTTGCCAACGATCCTGAAGCAAAGAAATTGTATCTTGGAGAGAACTTTAAATTAGATAGATACGAATAGCAGCGACAAACGGCTCATGACAATTTGACTAATCAACCAATCACCAATTAACGAAGCAGTAAAACTATGATTGTCGTTTTAGAAACAGGTACCACTGAAAAACAAATTGAAGAAATCATCCGCATTCTGCACGATCACGGATTCGATGTCCATCGTTCTACGGGCGTACAACATACAGTCTTAGGCGCCATTGGCGTTCACCCGGAGTTCGACCACAGGCAGATCGAACTGCTGGAGGGCGTTGCGGAAGTCGTACGCGTTACCGAACCGTTTAAACTTGCCAGCCATGCATTCAAACGCGAAGGATCCGTATTCGATATTGGCGGCGTGAAAATCGGCGGGCCGGAAGTTATTGTCATGGCAGGACCATGTGCGGTTGAGACCGAGGAACAGGTTTTCACAATTGCAAAATATGTTAAGGATGCCGGTGCAAAAATATTGCGCGGCGGCGCGTTTAAACCACGTACATCACCTTATTCCTTCCAGGGACTTGGTGAAGATGGATTAAAACTCATGCGCGCAGCGGCAAATGAATACAACCTGAAAGTTATTACGGAAGTGATGGACAAGAGCCAGATTGACCTCGTGGAAAAGTACGCGGACATTTTACAGATTGGCGCACGAAACATGCAAAATTACATGTTTTTGAAAGATCTCGGCAAAGCATCAAAACCGGTCATGCTCAAACGCGGTCCTGCTGCAACTATTGAAGAATGGCTGATGTCCGCAGAATATATTCTTGCTGGGGGCAATGAAAAGGTTATTCTCTGCGAACGAGGCATCCGCACATTCGAGACTGCTACGCGCAATACGATGGACATAAGTTCTATTCCGGTCGTAAAAAAGAAAAGCCATCTGCCCATTATCGCCGATCCATCGCATGGTGTTGGCATTCGTGACAAAGTGATTCCAATGGCACGCGCTGCTGTTGCCGCCGGTGCGGACGGCATTATGGTAGAAGTACATCATAATCCTGCTCATGCACTATCGGATGGACCGCAATCGCTCTATCCGGATCAGTTTATACAAATGATGAAAGAAATCCGTTTGATTGCTCAAGCCATAAACCGCAACATCGCATGAACGCAACATCGGCAGAACAACAGCCGCTTTCATTTAAGCGCGTCACCATCATAGGTGTCGGACTCATTGGCGGATCACTCGCACTTGCAATAAAGCACCGCTTCCCTTCTGTTCATATTATTGGCGTCGATAAACCGAAAATTCTCAAACGTGCGTTACAACGGAATGTCATTGACATTGCCGAACATTCGGTGGAGCGGGCTGTATGCTCTGCTGACCTCGTGATTATCGCCGCTCCAGTTTTCGCAATTACAAAACTTCTGCCTCTCGTTGCTAAGAACACAGCACCTCACACGATCGTGACTGATACCGGAAGTGTAAAACGGGCAATAGTTGAAAAAGCCCAAAAACTTTTTCCCAACGGCAACTTTGTCGGTGGACACCCAATGGCAGGTTCAGAGTTCTCCGGCATCGATGCGGCGCATCCTTTATTATTTCAGAACGCAATTTATATCCTCACCCCAACGCGTACGACGAACAAAAAATCGCTTCGAATTATTGCAAAATTTTTCACTTCACTTGATGCACGCATCTTCACCATTGATCCTGCGACGCACGACAGCATTATCGCTGCCGTTAGTCATCTTCCGCAGCTTGCCGCGGTCGCGCTGATGAACACCGTCGGTAAACGACATCCGGACTCACCGGCTCATCTCTCACTTGCTGCCGGCGGTTTCCGTGATATGACGCGTATCGCATCAAGTAGATTTCTCATGTGGAAGGATATTCTCTCCGGCAACCAAAAAGAAATCGGTAAGGCACTTCGGCTTTTCATCAATCAATTAGAAAAGATGGCGGCAGATGTGAAATCCAATCCTTCGCGCCTCTCGACGGAATTTAAAACATCACGCAACCTGCGACTACACATTCCTCAATCGATGAAAGGATTTATGTCGCCGCTTGTTGACTTGTCTATCTTCGTTGAAGACAAACCCGGCGAGCTTGCACGCTTGACTTCATCCTTGGCAAAACGGAAAATTAATATAAAAGATATGGAACTGCTCAAAGTACGGGAAGGACGCGGCGGGACATTCCGTCTCTCGTTTGAAAATCACAATGTCTCTCACGAAGCTGCGCGTATACTTCAACGAGCTGGTTTTGATGTCAGCGGGAAGTAACAATAAACAAAGTATTCCCACGCTTCTATCTCCTGGTTTGTATTGGTACTATAGAGTTGTCAGATCACTTTGAAGGTTTAAAAATACCTCGGGCGAGGCAGTCCTCGATGGAACAATATTTTCCCGGGAGAACATTGAATTCTATCCATCGACCTCAACTTCAATCTCTCTTGGATCTATCTATGTTTGATTTTCATCATGAGAATATAAAAGGCAAGAACAAATGTGACACTATTGGCCAGCAACACCGGGAAAGATTTTATCATGGCACCATAAATAATCCAGAGAACAGTGCCACCGCAAAAAAGGAGAAATATTCCTAAAGAGAGATCTTCCGTCTTTTTTGTCTTGAAAACCTTGTATGCTTGTGGAATAAAAGAACTAGTCGTGCCGATTGCTGCAAGAATACCTTATACTTTAACATAGATCATTTTGTTTTCTCCAATCATAAAATCGCCTACCTTGGTATAACTACACTTACATATTACCTGCAGTCATACAATTTTACTGAGAATATTCAGGTTGATAGTTGTAGCTTCGGTTATTTTTTTTTGTCTGTCGAAGAAGATGAATCGGGAGAAGATTTTGACTCGGGTTTAGATGTTGACTCCGGTTTTGATGTTGAGTCAGACTTGGACTCGGATGTGGATTCAGGCTTGGAGTCAGGTTTCGATTCCGATTTCGTGCTAGAACTCGAGGATGTATTGGACTTCTTATAATCCGTCAAATAAAACCCGCTTCCTTTAAATATAAGACCGACGCCGCTCGATATCAATCGTTTGAGGGTCGGTTTAGCGCATTTCGGGCACATTATCAACGGATCTGATGACATAGTTTGAAATTCTTCAAATTCGTGACCACAAGATTTACAACGATACTCGTATGTTGGCATTCTTTCCTTCTACTATTGGCTTT encodes:
- the lptC gene encoding LPS export ABC transporter periplasmic protein LptC; this translates as MKSFCIWMYCAVAVSFLGCEEKTLPSVISTVDSRTLPQQESWNSTIVVSDSGRISAIIDAGYIRVSDVSRQTQMSQGVKVRFFNREGKQTSVLTSDEGSVDETTNNLEARKNVVVVSSDSSRMTTEQLFWDNQRQLIYTPEYVQIKTAKEKMQGHGFESDQSLKHYRVFRVTGQTQAE
- the lptB gene encoding LPS export ABC transporter ATP-binding protein, with the protein product MILRSDGLVKRYKKRTVVDEVSIQVKQGEIVGLLGPNGAGKTTTFYMIVGMVRPNAGRVFMDDTEITKMPMYKRARNGISYLPQEASVFRRLSVRDNLMAILQTTSLTREAQEEKCHRLMEEFGLTLIEASKGYMLSGGERRRTEIARALALDPKFILLDEPFAGIDPIAVEDIMQIVIKLKNKNIGVLITDHNVHETLSITDRSYLLFEGKILKSGTAEYLANDPEAKKLYLGENFKLDRYE
- the aroF gene encoding 3-deoxy-7-phosphoheptulonate synthase; its protein translation is MIVVLETGTTEKQIEEIIRILHDHGFDVHRSTGVQHTVLGAIGVHPEFDHRQIELLEGVAEVVRVTEPFKLASHAFKREGSVFDIGGVKIGGPEVIVMAGPCAVETEEQVFTIAKYVKDAGAKILRGGAFKPRTSPYSFQGLGEDGLKLMRAAANEYNLKVITEVMDKSQIDLVEKYADILQIGARNMQNYMFLKDLGKASKPVMLKRGPAATIEEWLMSAEYILAGGNEKVILCERGIRTFETATRNTMDISSIPVVKKKSHLPIIADPSHGVGIRDKVIPMARAAVAAGADGIMVEVHHNPAHALSDGPQSLYPDQFIQMMKEIRLIAQAINRNIA
- a CDS encoding prephenate dehydrogenase; this translates as MNATSAEQQPLSFKRVTIIGVGLIGGSLALAIKHRFPSVHIIGVDKPKILKRALQRNVIDIAEHSVERAVCSADLVIIAAPVFAITKLLPLVAKNTAPHTIVTDTGSVKRAIVEKAQKLFPNGNFVGGHPMAGSEFSGIDAAHPLLFQNAIYILTPTRTTNKKSLRIIAKFFTSLDARIFTIDPATHDSIIAAVSHLPQLAAVALMNTVGKRHPDSPAHLSLAAGGFRDMTRIASSRFLMWKDILSGNQKEIGKALRLFINQLEKMAADVKSNPSRLSTEFKTSRNLRLHIPQSMKGFMSPLVDLSIFVEDKPGELARLTSSLAKRKINIKDMELLKVREGRGGTFRLSFENHNVSHEAARILQRAGFDVSGK
- a CDS encoding SemiSWEET transporter, yielding MGTTSSFIPQAYKVFKTKKTEDLSLGIFLLFCGGTVLWIIYGAMIKSFPVLLANSVTFVLAFYILMMKIKHR
- a CDS encoding zinc ribbon domain-containing protein, encoding MPTYEYRCKSCGHEFEEFQTMSSDPLIMCPKCAKPTLKRLISSGVGLIFKGSGFYLTDYKKSNTSSSSSTKSESKPDSKPESTSESKSDSTSKPESTSKPESKSSPDSSSSTDKKK